The proteins below come from a single Panicum hallii strain FIL2 chromosome 7, PHallii_v3.1, whole genome shotgun sequence genomic window:
- the LOC112901681 gene encoding probable ribonuclease P/MRP protein subunit POP5 yields MVHFKNRYMVMEVFIDAGRGKQDPVILTQFNITKVIRDSIQLNFGECGLAASLGSLQVKYVNPVTKLCIIRVSCEDHQKVWAAITMVRCIGKIPVSFNLLDMSGSIRACKKAALECDEAKFEQYKLAAGDRVTPEIIQSVQSCFEKIRGLES; encoded by the exons ATGGTTCACTTCAAGAATAGGTACATGGTGATGGAGGTCTTTATAGATGCAGGTAGAGGCAAACAAGACCCTGTCATCCTCACCCAGTTTAATATAACCAAAGTCATAAGAGACAGCATTCAGCTGAACTTTGGGGAGTGTGGCCTAGCTGCATCTCTTGGATCATTGCAGG TGAAGTATGTTAATCCTGTAACAAAGCTTTGCATTATCCGTGTGTCATGTGAAGACCACCAGAAGGTTTGGGCTGCTATAACAATGGTGAGGTGCATTGGGAAAATACCTGTATCATTCAACCTGCTTGACATGAGTG GAAGCATCAGGGCTTGCAAGAAAGCTGCACTTGAGTGCGATGAAGCAAAATTTGAACAATACAAGTTGGCTGCTGGTGACCGTGTCACACCAGAGATCATCCAGTCCGTACAGAGCTGCTTTGAGAAAATTAGAGGACTAGAGAGCTGA